The Photobacterium sanguinicancri genome includes the window GTGCAACAGCATGGCGTAAAATGGGTGAATGATTCAAAAGCAACTAACGTGGCGAGTACTTTAGCGGCACTTAAAGGGCTCAGCCTTGAAGGTAAGCTTCACCTGCTGGTCGGCGGAGATGGCAAAGGGGCGGATTTTTCTGAATTGCAGCCAGTATTGGCGGCGCTAAATGTTCAGTTGTATTGCTACGGCCGTGATGGCAACCAATTTTCATCTTTGGTTGAATCGCCAATTTGTGTCGAAACGATGGCACAAGCAATGGCTTTAGCAGCGGTAACGGCGCAATCAGGTGACATGATTATGCTCTCTCCTGCCTGTGCGAGTTTTGACCAATTTCCAAATTTTATGACGCGAGGTGATACTTTTGTCACTTTAGCGCAAGAGTTACAGCATCAAGTCGCAGGAGCGAATGAATGCTAAGACAGACCAAGGAAGGAATGACATCCGTCACTGAATGGTTTACTAAGCCATCCAGTCCTTCGTTATACGATCGCCAGTTAGTGTGGATAGCATTAGCCTTGATGGTGATTGGGTTGGTGATCGTGACATCGGCCTCTGTGCCTATTGCAACCCGTTTAACGGGGATCCCATTTTACTTTGCTCTTCGCCATGCTTTTTTCCTCTGCTGTTCTATTTTTATCATAGGCATCATGGTGCAAGTCCCGCTGTCTCGTTGGCAGCAATTAAGCGTGCCCATGCTATTGGTGTCGGTCTTTTTACTTATTGTCGTGCTGGGTATTGGTCGCTCGGTGAACGGTGCGGCGCGTTGGATCCCATTGGGCATCTTTAACTTACAGCCAGCAGAAGTGGCAAAGCTTTCTTTGTTTATCTTTTTAGCGGGTTATTTGGTTCGTCAATATACACAGGTACGTGCAAGCTTTCTTGGTTTTGCTAAACCGTTAGCTGTGCTGGTGGCATTAGCTGTTCTATTGCTACAACAACCCGATTTAGGGTCATTTGTTGTGATGTTTGTGACCACGGTAGGCATGTTATTTATTGCAGGTGCCCAATTATGGCAATTCCTCGCTATGATAGCGGTCGCGATATTTGGCATCGTTATACTGATTGTCTTTGAGCCTTATCGTATGCGGCGGGTGACATCCTTTCTCGACCCATGGGATGATCCTTTTGGTAGTGGTTACCAACTTACACAGTCATTAATGGCATTTGGTCGCGGTGATTGGCTAGGGCAAGGGTTGGGTAATTCAATCCAAAAGCTAGAATATTTACCCGAAGCGCATACCGATTTTGTTTTTGCGGTACTCGCAGAAGAACTCGGATTAATCGGTGTTGTGAGTGTATTAGTGCTGATTTTCGCTTTGGTGTTTAAAGCCTTATTGATTGGTCGTAAATCATTGCAAAGCGAGCAGCTATTTGGTGGTTTCCTCGCATTTGGTATAGGCATTTGGTTTGCTTTCCAGACGTTAGTCAATGTTGGTGCTGCTGCGGGAATTGTGCCAACCAAAGGGTTGACCTTGCCACTGATCAGTTATGGTGGCTCCAGTTTATTTATTATGGCGACGGCGGTTGCGATTTTGATCCGCATTGATTACGAACAGCGGCTTCATGCTAAATATCATCCCACCGAATCGGAACCAGAAGAAAATAGTGTTGAAAAAGATTAATGACAAAAAATAAACGATTACTTGTTATGGCGGGTGGTACTGGGGGACATGTTTTTCCAGGCCTTGCGGTAGCGAAACAATTACAGCAGCAAGGATGGGACATCCGTTGGCTGGGTACCGCTGATAGAATGGAAGCGGAACTAGTGCCAAAGCACGGTATCGAAATTGATTTTATTAAAGTCAAAGGGCTAAGAGGCCAAGGTATCGTTAGGCTGTTAGCTGCACCATTTAAAATCCTAGGTGCAATCAAACAAGCACGTGCACATATTAAAGCATGGCAACCGGACGTCGTTCTTGGCATGGGTGGCTATGTGAGCGGTCCTGGTGGCGTTGCTGCATGGCTGAGTGGTATTCCTGTGGTATTGCATGAACAAAATGCAGTCGCAGGGTTAACTAATCAATGGCTATCTAAAATTGCCCGTCGTGTCTTACAGGCATTTCCTGGAGCATTTACAAATCAAGAGGTTGTTGGTAACCCTGTTCGCCAAGATGTGACTGAGCTACCACAACCAATGGAACGTTTTGCCCAACGCAGTGGTCCTATCCGTGTGTTGGTCATGGGCGGTAGCCAAGGCGCTCGTATTCTGAATCAGACTATGCCTGAAGTGGCGGGGTTACTCGGTGAAAATATCACAGTGTGGCACCAAGCAGGTAAAGGGGCACAAGCTGAGACCGAGCTGGCCTACCAAGCACAACCTGAAGCGTCAGCCGGTGTGAAAGTGACCGAATTTATTGATGATGTCGCCACTGCATATGAGTGGGCTGATGTCGTTGTGTGTCGTTCAGGTGCACTGACTGTATCAGAGTTATCTGCCGCTGGTGTCGCCGCTATTTTTGTCCCGTTTATGCATAAAGATCGGCAGCAAGCATTGAATGCCGATCATTTGGTGCAAGCGGGCGCTGCATTAATGATTGAACAGCCAGATTTAACTGCTGTGAAATTAGCACAACAACTTCAAAAACTTGACCGTCCAGCCCTGCTATCAATGGCACAGGCTGCTCGAGAAGCTGCGATCCTCGACGCCGATGTTCGCGTTGCAGATGTAATTAAATCGCTAGCAAAAAACTAGAACGAGAAACAGTGATGAACAACAAATTGGATAACGAACAATTAGCCAAAATTAGAACCATGGTGCCTGAAATGCGTCGTGTAGAGCGTATTCACTTTGTCGGTATCGGCGGAGCTGGCATGAGTGGTATTGCGGAAGTTTTGGTTAATGAAGGCTACCGGATTAGTGGTTCTGACATTGCCCCCAATGCCGTGACAAACAGCCTTGAAAGTAAAGGTGCTGAAATTTTCTTTGGTCACCGCCCAGAAAACGTTCAGGGAGCCAGTGTTGTCGTTGTATCAACGGCTATTTCGCAAGATAACCCTGAATTGGTTGCTGCACGTGAGTCACGTATCCCAGTGGTTC containing:
- the ftsW gene encoding cell division protein FtsW yields the protein MLRQTKEGMTSVTEWFTKPSSPSLYDRQLVWIALALMVIGLVIVTSASVPIATRLTGIPFYFALRHAFFLCCSIFIIGIMVQVPLSRWQQLSVPMLLVSVFLLIVVLGIGRSVNGAARWIPLGIFNLQPAEVAKLSLFIFLAGYLVRQYTQVRASFLGFAKPLAVLVALAVLLLQQPDLGSFVVMFVTTVGMLFIAGAQLWQFLAMIAVAIFGIVILIVFEPYRMRRVTSFLDPWDDPFGSGYQLTQSLMAFGRGDWLGQGLGNSIQKLEYLPEAHTDFVFAVLAEELGLIGVVSVLVLIFALVFKALLIGRKSLQSEQLFGGFLAFGIGIWFAFQTLVNVGAAAGIVPTKGLTLPLISYGGSSLFIMATAVAILIRIDYEQRLHAKYHPTESEPEENSVEKD
- the murG gene encoding undecaprenyldiphospho-muramoylpentapeptide beta-N-acetylglucosaminyltransferase; its protein translation is MTKNKRLLVMAGGTGGHVFPGLAVAKQLQQQGWDIRWLGTADRMEAELVPKHGIEIDFIKVKGLRGQGIVRLLAAPFKILGAIKQARAHIKAWQPDVVLGMGGYVSGPGGVAAWLSGIPVVLHEQNAVAGLTNQWLSKIARRVLQAFPGAFTNQEVVGNPVRQDVTELPQPMERFAQRSGPIRVLVMGGSQGARILNQTMPEVAGLLGENITVWHQAGKGAQAETELAYQAQPEASAGVKVTEFIDDVATAYEWADVVVCRSGALTVSELSAAGVAAIFVPFMHKDRQQALNADHLVQAGAALMIEQPDLTAVKLAQQLQKLDRPALLSMAQAAREAAILDADVRVADVIKSLAKN